CTGCGCAACGTCGTAGTCGGCCTCGGAGGCAAGCTCGACGGCGTCCCGCGCGAGACCGGCTTCGACATCTCGGTGGCCTCCGAGGTGATGGCGGTGCTCGCGATGGCGAGCGATCTCGAGGACATGCGCGCGCGCCTGGGGCGCATCGTCATCGGCACCAACCGCGCCGGCGAGCCTGTCACCGCCGAGGATCTGAAGTGCGCAGGCGCGATGGCGGTGCTCATGCGCGACGCGATCAAGCCGAACCTGATGCAGAACCTCGAGGGCGGGCCCGTCTTCGTACACGCTGGGCCGTTCGCGAACATCGCCCAGGGCAACAACTCGATCATCGCCGACCGCATCGCGCTCGCGCTGGCCGACTACGTCGTGACCGAATCGGGCTTCGGCGCCGACATGGGCGCGGAGAAGTTCCTCAACATCAAGTGCCGCGCCTCAGGTCTGCGTCCCGACTGCGTCGTCATCGTCGCGACGGTGCGTGCGCTCAAGGCCGCCTCCGGCCGCTTCGAGGTCTCCCCGGGCAAGCCGCTCGACGAGCGGCTCAAGAGCGAGGACATGGAGTCTCTCACCGAGGGCATCTGCAACCTCGAGAAGCACGTCGAGAACATGAAGAAGTTCGGCATCCCGGTCGTCGTGGTGGTCAACACCTTCCCGACCGACACCGAGCGCGAGCACACGTTCATCAAGGAGCGGGCGCTCGCCTCGGGAGCCGACTTCGCGGTCACGCACCGGGTGCACGCGGAGGGCGGCGCGGGCGGCGTTGAGCTCGCCCAAGCGGTCGTCGCCGCATGCGAGATGCCCAAGGAGTTCCGCTTCCTCTACCCGGACGCGGCCTCCATCAAGGAGAAGATCGAGGCGATCGC
The nucleotide sequence above comes from Actinomycetota bacterium. Encoded proteins:
- a CDS encoding formate--tetrahydrofolate ligase gives rise to the protein MKSDLEIAQEATLRPITDIASGIGIDGERLELYGHYKAKVPLGILDEIGDRPQGRYIDVTAINPTPLGEGKTVTTVGLGQALGHIGKNVITCIRQPSLGPVFGIKGGAAGGGYSQVIPMEDFNLHLTGDVHAVTMANNLLAAYIDNHLYHGNALDIEPTSITWRRVVDLNDRALRNVVVGLGGKLDGVPRETGFDISVASEVMAVLAMASDLEDMRARLGRIVIGTNRAGEPVTAEDLKCAGAMAVLMRDAIKPNLMQNLEGGPVFVHAGPFANIAQGNNSIIADRIALALADYVVTESGFGADMGAEKFLNIKCRASGLRPDCVVIVATVRALKAASGRFEVSPGKPLDERLKSEDMESLTEGICNLEKHVENMKKFGIPVVVVVNTFPTDTEREHTFIKERALASGADFAVTHRVHAEGGAGGVELAQAVVAACEMPKEFRFLYPDAASIKEKIEAIATEIYGADGVDYLPAAEAKIELYTNLGYDRLPICMAKTHLSLSHDPTLKGRPTGWRLPIRDVRASVGAGFLYPLCGDMRTMPGLPKTPAGDSIDLNADGDVVGLF